Part of the Amia ocellicauda isolate fAmiCal2 chromosome 18, fAmiCal2.hap1, whole genome shotgun sequence genome, AGTGCTCAGGAACAGGACAATGGGAACTGTAAATACGGGAATTATGGATTTAACATTTACAGATTTTTTCTGGGACATTTTACAgacatatctctctctctctctctctctctctctctctctctctctctctctctcagactgcTCTCTGTCCCAGTTTCCTGCTAGGTGTCTGTTCACAGACACAGTTTCCCTCATTAGGAGGACTCAATTAGCAATCAGCTTCATCCCTGAGACACACTCCTCTGTCACAGAGTGACCctcaccccctccctctctcctcattttcagctctctctctccccctttatCTCGTTATCTCCACCTACACCCGTTGTGACACAAAGAAAAGAGGATaaatgatagagagagaggaagaaagggagagagggtgaGGGAGGGGTTACTGAAGAGAcaagaagaaggaaaacaattttacaaagagaaaagtgagagagtgggggggtaTGGGCTGTGAAGTGGGAGGTTTTATATATTCATGTATTGTTTGTTGAATTCATTTCTGTATATTAAATTGTTTGTACACTTCTTGTGTTGTAAACGCTTTGGAAACAACACAGATAATTTGAATTGCTTCTGCTCAACCGGTGctcccctccacccccccccctctctctctctctctctctctctctctctctctctctctctctctctcttcacacTCCTGCCGTGTGTACAGTAACCAATAAAGCGACCTGCGACTGTCAGCAGTGCGCTTCCCCCCCTCTCTGTTCGGGCCGGTGCCGCTCCGGTCCAGCTGCAAAACAGCTTGAAAGAGGGACAGTTAGTTTCAGCCACTCCAGTTCGAGCAGGGCATCTGTCCGCCCGAGCCAGTGCTGACGGATCGGTACCGGGACCAGCGCTCCCAACTCCGTCGAATCCAGATCCTCGACTGATCCCCTAACGGGCCAGTACTGATACACAGCAGCCTCGGTAGACGGGGATTTCATCGCAGCGCAGGCATCCCTGCAGCCGGACCTGTCTTACTGGACCGAGAGTCGGTGAGTCTTGGGTCGCCCGTGTGCATCGCTGACCTGGGGGCGCAGACTGGCAGACACAAGGAGGAAGAGCCGGGTCGCCGCTGCTGCGTTTCTGCGGGAGCTCGGCCGGCCGAGGGgggcaaattatttaatttgcagcAACGAGATCTGAGCGGCCGCGGGCGGGCTGGGACGGTGCATCGATAAATGCTATTGATCCACAGGGCAATGCGTGgcacatacagagagagagataatctTCATAATCATACTCATAAATAAtcgtattttttattattaatagtagtagtagcaacAATAGCAGTAATCAAAGTTTGAACATTAATTAGTAGGCGATTatttttgtgagtgtgtgtgttggtgtcaTGGCACcaaagtgtgtttgtgtatgcttatgtgttactgtgtcagagtgtgtgtaattgtgtatatgtgtgtgtgtgagagagagagccctTTATTTAAGCTCttgtctctctctatccctccctctctttatcCTTTAATATCTCTACCTCAAtcattttccctctctctctctctttaatgaacaaacataaaacacctgtaatgcacAGCCTGCAGCACTGACTGTACCTCCACTACCTCCACACGGTGACATATAGTGAGCcagccctccctctctccctttcggATAtgctgtcagtctgtctgtgagcTGTTTGAAACGCTGCTATACTAATGCTATCACCCACTCCCCGTTTTtcctctccctgcctccctctcccccAGGTGACACCGCAGTGATGTGTGACTCTCAATGGGAGTGTGATGGTGACAGTGGGGCAGAGGGCGAGCAGAGCAGTGCACGGGCATGGCTGCTACCCCCCCCGCCGGCGTACAGGCTGGGCTCCCCGGGGCTCCCACGTGCGCGCCGGGGGAGGGTGGCGTGCTTGGTGTGGGGGGCAGGGCTGGTGCTGCTGAACGGGCTGGTGTGTGTGGGCGGGCTGGTGCTCCTGGGTGTCGTGTTCTCTCTTGTCCTGCTGCCCGCTGCCGCCCTGCTGACCATCGGCTTCCAGTGCCACTCACGGGTGAGTGCCACACgcctcaaaacacacacacacactcactcactcactctcacacagagCCGTCCAGTCCTGATCTGTCAGTGTTGACTCTCCAGAATTATTGTGCTTGATAATGAGTCTGACAACAAACTGGGAGACAAAAGGAGGGGGGGTGGAGAAAGAAGGAGACTTTTAATCATACTTAATAACAATTAAGAAAAGGAACAATACCCAGaaaagggagagaaagggagggagagagacaacACTGTCTCTCCTGTCTTCCTCTTCCCTTGCTCTTACCCTCCTTCACTTCTCTCCTCtccttattctctctctcttccagtctctcccctcccccccatctCGCTAGTTTTTCTTCATCGGCTCTTGTTGAATAAATCACAGTGCTGGAGCCCTCCATCTTTCAGAGGGAGACTgagcgagaaagagagaggtgtTTAAAAGTTCACTTTATCCCAGAGGcaatggagagatggagagatggaggCAGGAGAAGAGTGGGGGAGTGAATTGCTTGTGACAATGGACACTCACAGCTCACCACCCTACACATTCCTGGAGAGTCAATGGCGTTGGCGATAAAGGACAGAGGTCTGCAGGGTCACACAAActcaatgactgactgactgactgacacactgccaGCCTGACTCTCAGACAGTGTGGCTGTGAAAGTGTTAATGTAAACATTGTGCTGGTGAAGGGGCTCAGCGCTCTGCTGTACTAACTCCTCCCCCTTTGGGACAGCTCTGACAGGTGATTGACAGCTGGGCTGTGAGGGAAGTCTGGGACAGGCAGTCACAGTCTggtacacactgacacacacacatacacactgacactcttaCACTCACTCCCCCTATTACCTCATCTCTCCATCACAATCCTCTCTTACTGTCTCACCCTCTattcctccttctccctccctctctccctctcccctctctctcactgtgtgttcagtgtgtctggcAGCCCATCCatacccctccccctccctctctcgctccatAAATCTGCTCTCTTCCTCTTTCTGTCCTCTCCCCCTTTcgctctttttctctctcaggTGTTTAACTCTATTAGAGTAACTAACCCTCTTTATCTCCTACTTTCCCTCTATCTCCCTTCTTCTCCTTTTCGCTGCCTCTGGCCCCctatcccccctctctctctctctccctcttctccccTCACCCCTCTCTCAGGTACTGCACTCTCAACAGCAGTACTGTGTGTCTCTGCTAGATGATAACTCCTCCTCCGCGCTCATCATCCTGGGTTTCGTGATGATGTCACCACTCCTCGTGGTCGCCATGGTCATCTATTGCAGCCTGGCTCGGCGGCTCCGCCTCTTCCGTCTGTTCCAGCCCTGTGCACGTGCTCTGTACAGCGGGGGGAGCTGGCGCGGGTGCGAGGAGTATGGGGGAGGTGGAGGCTGCTTGCAGGGGGAGAGGGGAGGCAGCTCTGTCAAGGCCTGGGTCTGACTGaacacactgagcacactgaacacactctGTCACTAACTGTCTCACTCTCCCTGTGCTCtgtcaaattcaaattaaaaattagctttattggcatgacaagttTACAGAtacatgtctctctctctctctctctctctctctctctctctctctctctcattgctgtgagtgagtgacacaGTGACAGTGATCCATGCTGTTGTCCctcagtgagagacagacagtgtgttgctcagtgtggagtgccgtgtgcagctcATTGTGCAGCACAGTGTGTAGCTGGGTGTGTAGCAGAGTGTGTTGACTAGCACAGCACTATACAGACCCCAGGGGGCACAGTGAGGGTGTGTTGCTGTGGGGTAtgttactgtgtgtggggtTGTGTAGCACAGAGTGCGAACAGTTCTGTGTGGACTGTCTTTGTGTCTCTATGcatctgtgtttgtgtagctGAGGTCATTAAAGAGCTGCTCTacgacacacactgagagtctGAGGTCTGTTAATCACATACAtcactgccccctggtgtgggtgtgtgtgagagagagtgtgtgtgtatgtgagtggcAGTGTGCTAACAGCTGTCTCTGAGCTGATAGAATAATTGCTATTCAGAACAGACAGCAGCATCACAGACTTTGGACCTCATAGACCTCGCTAGACCTCGTTAAATCTCATTAGCAGCCAATTAGTCACCCACATCGGTCCTTCACTTCCTGTCTGACTCTACGGCTCAAGCAAGGAGCAGCaccctcacacaaacacacacatcattcacactcactctcacagtaagtgtgtgtgtgtgattgtcacTGTCCCACTTCGCAGCTCAGACACTCAGACACGTCCACTCCATCCATCTGTTACTGTGGCAACCCGGGGGGTCTCTATGGCAACCATATGAAAAGGTATCTAAACAGTGGTTAATGTTGCAATgatcacacactctcacacacacacacacactcactcactttaacacatacacattcacatacacacatacatacacatattcacatacacacacaggttaCTCTGTACAGGATTAACTACAGTCATTGAGTCCTCAGTTAAAGGTGCTGTAGAGCCCCAGTCTGTCCCTGCCGCCCCCTCTGCACTCTGCCCCTCGCCCTGCCTGCGTGACGTTCGCCCCCCCACTCAGCAGGGTGCCTCTTCTCGTTAAGCAATGGCTTAATTAATTGGTTTGTTATCAAAGCCCAACAGCAGAGTCAGGGGCACAAAGGTCTGACACgtagacacacacagagcacagcacagacacacatcacacacacagcacagcagacacacagagcacagcaaagcacagcacacacacagcaaagcacacacacaaagcacagcacagcacagcacagtgcacaaacagagcacagcacacacacagagcacagcacacacacagcacagtgcacaaacagagcacagcacacacacacagcacagcacacacacacagcacagcacacacacagcacagtgcacaaacagcacagcacacacacagagcacaaacagcacagcacacacacagagcacagcacacacacagcacagtgcacaaacagagcacagcacacacacagcacagtgcacaaacagagcacagcacacacacagcacagtgcacaaacagagcacagcacacacacagagcacagcacacacacagcacagtgcacaaacagagcacagcacacacacagcacagtgcacaaacagcacagcacacacacagagcacagcacagtgcacaaacagcacagcacacacacagcacacacacagagcacagcacacacacagcacagtgcacaaacagcacagcacacacacagcacagcacacacacagagcacagcacagcactcgtatacagcacagaacacacagtacagtacacacaaactgAAGAAGATCAACAATCACaggatgtgtgtatgtgtgtgtggggggattgTTGTTGATTTGTTGTGATTTGATGTTCTGTCTTCTGTTCCCATAAACCCTGTGGTCTGATATGCTGCTCCCCTGCATTCCCACTCCCCCTCGCTTACCCTGGAAGTTGCTGTGGGAATGCCCGAAGCAGCAGGGTTCCTCTGATGGAATCCATACAAAagcagctgctgctgctctacCAAGCACAGTaatacaatacagaaaaaatCTGAAGATACCTTGTCTGCATGTGACTTTTTGTGAAATTAAttacagtttttcccaattgtttacAAACTAAAAGTGGAATTGAGCACAGTGGCCAAAACCTGTAACTCATTTACCAGAACTACTCACCAAATCTGCAATACTACAGGCACATTTTCTGCTTTCCACCCAGATTTGCAATTCTGTAACACGCGTTtggcaaaacacaacacacaattcTCTGCATTTGGCACAACCTTCACAACTAAAATCTCTTGTGCGCAAATGAAAAGCAACACTGTTCAACAAGCTAAGCTCAATTACCCATTGATCATCTTCACTCTTCACATGTGCAAACTAACTGTGTAAAGTTCACTTTGCAATCAGATGGATAAAAAGGTGTTTGAAGAACAATGGAAGCAAACTTGGCAGAGAGAGGTAGCAGaaggggaagaggaagaggaagaggaaggaacatcattggtcAACACAATTGAGATACCTGGCCAGCACGAGGGAAATGTGACCAATTGCACAGCTAACAATGGGGTCCTCCAACGCTCCACCCTTGAGCCATACAACACTGCCCATCTTCCTTTCCAGAGCAACACACATTACAATCTTTTTCAGCCACAGCAGAGAGCGACAGATGATTCTGAGGAGCACAAGCATGTTCTCATTTGAGACAATGTCAGTTTGCAGTCGGCTGCTCAAGTCCACATGACCATCCCAGGTTTACCCTTCTACATTTTTTTGCaatggagatttttttttcttgactgttatgattttgtttttattgcattttgggTTTATAGGGAGGGCTTCAGTATTATTCTGCGTATTGTGTCTCTGTAGTGTCTCGGGATGTAGGCTCCTGAAACAGTTACATGGAGATTTCTGtgtttttaccacagtacaccgcacaacactttactgtgtttttaccacagtacctcacatacactttactgtgttttcaCCATCATATCACATATACTTAACCACTTTTGTACTATGTTTTTACCATGATacaacacactacactgtactgtactgtcgcAGGGGACAAAAGTGTTGCATCCTCATGTTTGGCCCATATTGTATACCTGCTTATCTGACCTCTACACCactggtctgtgtttgtgtgtgtgcttgtcagCGTCCCTGTGTTTCTCAGCCAGTGGGTGTGTGTCCACTTCTTGTTTGCCAAtggcaatatttacattttgaatcagttataaatcaatatttttggATGACATTGGGTCAAAAGATAAGGGAGGAGATTTGATTGTCAGAACGGAATTGTAAtgatcatcatcaccatcactgtgaaacaaaataagtgtttaagtGACCATGATGGAGACCATGATggaaatcacagagcagcacaagATTGTGGAGAGAATCGGCATTAGGGCCATAGGCAATGGCCAGAGGTACCTGTATGACCGTCATAATTCCTCTTCTTCATCTtctaattattatcattagtagTAATAGCAATGCAATGGTGCTTTGAACATGAGGTGTTGTGTATAATGGTGTtggtgaataaatacataaatgaacagATAATTGGGTgccaggctgtcagggctgcactcTGGCTCTGCTATTAACCAGCATCACCACCCTCACCTGCTAAGCAATTCACCACGGGAATAAATTAAGTCATCGAGATTTTTGTAATTTATCCTATAGGTTAATCTCCAGCTCTGATGGGGGGGTCTCTGtctgcctttctttctttctttctttccctctccATTATTTTCTTGCCTGATGAAAATTAATTACACCAAAGACTTTATTTAGCTTTtcactccctctgtctctctccccctccttttctctctctctcccctttctctctcttgaCAATTCACATGATGAAAATTACTATAATGGAACCACCTCTATTAACCTGCTCCCTctcgtctccctctctctctctctctctctctctctctctctcactctcttcattccctttccctctctcctcactctctgcctctctccatctgtttctctctctgtcactcactctctccACCTAACACTCCTGTCTGCTATGTAACAGTACTATATAAAAGCATAATTTAActtcccccttctctctcagctCCAGTGATTACTATGATTGCTGACCCTGCTTTTAACCTTCCTGCAGCTGTATCTCTTCTCCTTCTCTTCacccccccgtctctctcttGTCCTCTGCTGCATCTAATTGAAGTGCTCTACCAAAGACCCCTCAGTTTGTTCCCCTCCATCTCCCTCGTTCAATTCGCTCCaaatccttctctctctcattcgctctctctcactcgctcGCTTTGTCCATTTGCTTTTAATCAGGCTATCTCCCTGTCTCTCCACTCCATTTCACTCCACTCTGTTCCCTCGCTCTCTATCTCTGATCAAATTTTGTTGGAACATGAAGTACTAccttccccctccctctctgtcccagtCTCACCCTGTaactctctcttcctctgaccctctctcttacaccccctccctctctcccccctcttcCTTTCCTCTCCTTAATCTCTCTTCCATCTTGACGTTTTTTCACTCCTCCTTTGTACTTTCCGCCCTCCATCTCCCTCTATTTCTATCCTCTTCTtccccctttccctctctcccccctctctctctctgtttaacTGTGACCTTTCCCTGGTAGTGCTGCGTACTGCATACACAAGGACAAactcacacaaaaacacacacacactcacacatacatatgcatatacTTAAAGGTTCCCTAGCTGatctgtgtgtaagtgtgtgagtgtatgtgtgtgtgtgtgagtgtgcgtcttGCAGGTGGTCAGTGCCGAGAGAGACAGTACTGATTCATTAcagaacagacagacagactgacaacaCAACCACAGCCTGACCTGAATGCACTGCACACAGCAACCACCAGAGGGCAATACAAAAATTATCAGCAGTTAGAAACACAGACACCTGAACCTGTCTTTACCTGTCTGTCTGGGAATAATAGattatgattgtgtgtgtgtatgagagagagagatagagagagatagaaagagaaagagagagagacagagagagagagagattaaagaGCTGTAAAGCTATTTAACTTTTACTTATTTTGTTAGTGTATTGATTGTATTCTCTTTACTGTAGCTGTTAATGCTCTGGCAACACTACTGTAaacttgtcatgccaataaagctcatttTGAATTAGAGTTTGAATTTGTGtgagtgtctgagtgtgtgagtCTCTTGCCCTATGAGATCACAGTTTCCCACCACCACTACCCGCCCACAAAGATCAAAGGAAGCATTGTTGCAGTCACCTCACACCACCCTGCATAGCAACtactgcacagcacagtacagaacAGCACTACAGCACCAGCACTACAGCCATACAGCACTCCAGCACATGCCCTatagcactacagcacagtatacagagcaccacacacacacacagcacatacacacacagaagcGGAGACTGATCTACTGGtactaataatataataataataattgcttgGGTGAGACAGTTACACCCCACCACACCTCATACCACCATACATAGCGTGAcggtgccagagagagagagagagagggagggaaacagggagagagggagagataaacAGGGAAAACAGAAAGGTTATTACTACGGTATGAGAGGGAATGCAGAGGGCTGTCAGAGAACTGCTTTACTGACACACACCacccagagggagagagagggggagttgTGGTGGGGGGGTCAGGAATAATATAGTGAAATCAGCAAAATGTACTCCTCACACCCCGCTTGGTAGCGTGTGGGCCCGTTAACAGATCCCGTCAGCACCACATTCCACACACATCTGGAAACACCTGGACAACCGGCACACAGCTGTGGAGCTAATcctgcagcacagacacaaagagacagagggtgtctctgtgtgactgtgtgtcagcATGTGATTGTGttagagtgtgtcagtgagtgtgtgattgtgtctccagagtgtgtcagtgtgtgattgtgtaacagtgtgtgacTGTATTCACAGTGTTTGgcagtgtgttactgtgttcaCAGTGTGCATCAGTGTGTGATTGtctttacagtgtgtgtgacagtttaGTTATCCAGCATTGAGACAGTCAGTCTACACAAACTGTATTCTTAGGGCACATCACATGCGGCGAtggaatatttttcaaatttggcAGCCAATCAAAGGCAGGAAAAGGAGAACGGAATGTAAATAGACTCCTCCCCTCCACACCTGGTGATTAAAGTGATACCTCAACCACAGAACACCCAGCCAGACACGCACACTCACTCgctcactcacacgcacacactcactcatacacgcacacactcattcacatacacgcacacactcacacaaacacatgcacacactcactcatacacatacacttactcatacacgcacacacacgcacacactctctcacatgcacgcacacactcacagacacacatgcactcactcatgcactctctctcccaGCTGTGTTTACAGTGCTCTATGATTCAGTAATATGTGGATTAGCTCACttactttctccctctctctccctcaccccgATTTTCCTGTCTTTTTCTCCTGTCTTCTGCTCATCTCCATGTATCCCCCTCCCCCTttctgtctgtgctgtgtgttattgTAAGTGTCTCCAGATTGTGAGTAGTATTGTCCTGCAGAGAGACAAAGAGGGGGGTGCAGCTGTGAGCGTGTCTGCAGGTGGCGGAGGGCATCCTGGGATAGGGTCTGGGTTTGGGCGGGGGGGCTGTCAGGAGAGGATACAGCACTAGAAGGTGGTGTGCTGTGTCCATACCAcactaagagagagagagagatgaaaagaaagagagagggagagaaagagaatgtggaaggagagagaggacgagagagagactgacatttaatcaaactctatTTAGTTAAGTGAACACAAGAACACTGAACAAGACAACCCTCacacccaccccccacacacacacacacacaacaagcaCCAGGGGTAGAGGAGCGGGAGATCAGTGTGGAGAGAGCGGGGGGGCGGTGCTTAGGCACCAAGGAATCTTGACAATGTGTTTATTAAACTAAACACTAGGACAGGCCTGCCAGTTCccaggagggagagaaagagagagagagagagagagagagagagagagagagagggagagtctccaGGTGACAGATGGGCGTTCTGGCATTGCTAACCTGTGACGACattgtacaacacacacacacagtaacacacacactgtacaacacacacacacacactgtacacactgtacaacacacacacacacacacactgtacactctCAGACAATGAGAGACACAGccatagacagagagagacagaggcaggAAGCCAAAACTAAAATAGAAACCAATTCCTGACAGATCTGTATTCACTCCCAGGTGTGTTCCTGTATGTGTCGGGGGGGGTGTTCCTGTGGGGGGTTGCTCCTGCGTCATGGAGACATCCGGACCCTGCTGTCTCTCCTAGAGACTTTGTCACACTgtcccccccttctctctctttgtctctttctgtgtgtgtgtgtgcgtgtctctgtgtctgttctcctctgtccctgtctctccctccttctttctctttctctcctgctCACTCCCTCCCCGAGAAAGGGGGAGAGATTTTAGAATGGAGAAAGTGCGCAATGCAAAAGGAGAGTGTTaaattctctctccctccctcgttccctctccctctctctctctctctctctctctctctctctctctctctctctctctctctctctctctctccctcctcaaGGAAAAACTGGGAAGCAGGAATCTCAGGAACACAATGACATCATCCAAGAACGCAATGACTGACAGGCTGAGAGAGGATGTGGGGGGGCAGGTCTGGACAGGTACTGCAAGACAGAGAGGCTGAgacaactgactgactgaagacAAGAAAAGCAGGGGTTTAGAGATATCCATAGAAGAGTTGAGCTGTAGGGAAGGCGGGACAGAGAAGGCGAGAGGGACAGAGGAATGCAGTGAGAGAGAGCGGGAAGGAATGATGGAGAGGGAACGAGGTATAGAgaaggagatagagagagagagggggaaagaggCAGATGgaaagatggagagagggagggatgccGTCAGTGTGTCCAGGGCAGCAGTGGGATGATGTCACTGCTCTGGCTGTCCCTGGGAGACTCGGCCCTGCCAGCAACACTGAGCTGAGCTGGACTGAGCTGGAACCCTTTgaaacagggagagagaggggagagagggagagggggagggcgagagcgagagagagcctGGGGCCTGTAGCCTGCAGACCCAACCTCACCCCCcaaaagggagagagggacaagaggagggagaaagagaggggggggagtGTGAAAACAACATATTTTCCTCTGCAAATAAAG contains:
- the tmem88bl gene encoding transmembrane protein 88B, producing the protein MCDSQWECDGDSGAEGEQSSARAWLLPPPPAYRLGSPGLPRARRGRVACLVWGAGLVLLNGLVCVGGLVLLGVVFSLVLLPAAALLTIGFQCHSRVLHSQQQYCVSLLDDNSSSALIILGFVMMSPLLVVAMVIYCSLARRLRLFRLFQPCARALYSGGSWRGCEEYGGGGGCLQGERGGSSVKAWV